One part of the Gemmatimonadaceae bacterium genome encodes these proteins:
- a CDS encoding sigma-54-dependent Fis family transcriptional regulator, giving the protein MATILYVDDEPSVGLVLEDTLTQAGHRAIGAQHVVEALQVLSRETIDLIISDYRMPGLTGLEFLNLLQREGYDIPLIMVTGYASIEHAVSAIKAGAIDYITKPIRTQQLELAVEQALEYVRLRRENESLRREVMEFRNERAIVGEAPAIRRIQQTIAMVAPTRATVLLQGESGTGKELFARAIHDQSDRRDKPFIKLNCAALPEGLIESALFGHERGAFTGAVKRVEGAFERANGGTLLLDEISEMKLELQAKLLRVLQEQEFERVGGTNPIRVDVRVIATTNRHLADYAAAGAFRQDLYYRLSVVPVEIPALRERPDDIPMLAYRFALRTAADVGKEVTGIAPDALQMLQSYPWPGNVRELQHAVERAVILTHDKTLQAHLFDQQRQGSLQSLVQQVMQRATPTTLAALNFGPSQPPDGIVLATLNVDEAERALIKRALEMTGGNRTRTAELLGISVRTLRNKLNGPQRAEAAVES; this is encoded by the coding sequence ATGGCGACGATCCTGTACGTGGACGACGAACCCTCGGTCGGCCTGGTCCTCGAGGACACGCTGACGCAGGCCGGGCACCGGGCAATCGGAGCCCAGCACGTCGTCGAAGCCCTGCAGGTTCTGTCGAGGGAGACGATCGACCTGATCATCTCCGACTATCGGATGCCCGGGCTGACGGGGCTGGAGTTTCTGAACCTGCTCCAGCGCGAGGGCTATGACATTCCGCTGATCATGGTGACCGGCTACGCATCCATTGAGCACGCGGTGTCGGCGATCAAGGCCGGGGCAATCGACTACATCACCAAGCCGATTCGCACCCAGCAGCTGGAGCTGGCGGTTGAGCAGGCGCTGGAGTACGTGCGGCTGCGTCGCGAGAACGAATCACTCCGTCGGGAGGTGATGGAGTTCCGCAACGAGAGGGCGATCGTGGGCGAAGCGCCCGCGATCCGCCGGATCCAGCAGACCATCGCGATGGTGGCGCCGACGCGTGCGACCGTGCTGCTGCAGGGGGAGAGCGGCACGGGCAAGGAGTTGTTTGCCCGCGCGATCCACGATCAGAGCGATCGCCGTGACAAGCCGTTCATCAAGCTGAACTGCGCCGCGCTGCCGGAGGGCCTGATCGAAAGCGCGCTGTTCGGCCACGAGCGTGGAGCGTTCACCGGCGCGGTGAAGCGCGTGGAGGGGGCATTCGAGCGCGCGAACGGCGGGACACTGCTGCTCGACGAGATCTCGGAAATGAAGCTCGAGCTGCAGGCGAAGCTGCTGCGAGTGCTGCAGGAGCAGGAGTTCGAGCGCGTGGGCGGCACGAACCCGATCCGCGTGGACGTGCGCGTGATTGCGACCACCAACCGGCATCTGGCCGACTATGCCGCGGCGGGTGCCTTCCGCCAGGACCTCTACTATAGACTGAGCGTGGTGCCGGTCGAGATCCCTGCCCTGCGGGAGCGCCCGGACGATATCCCGATGTTGGCCTATCGCTTTGCGCTGCGGACGGCGGCGGACGTGGGCAAGGAGGTCACGGGGATTGCGCCAGACGCGCTGCAGATGCTGCAGAGTTATCCCTGGCCCGGGAACGTTCGGGAGTTGCAGCACGCGGTGGAGCGTGCGGTGATCCTGACGCACGACAAGACGCTGCAGGCGCACCTGTTCGACCAGCAGCGTCAGGGGAGTCTGCAGTCGCTGGTGCAGCAGGTGATGCAGCGCGCGACGCCGACGACGCTGGCCGCGCTGAACTTCGGGCCGAGCCAGCCGCCGGACGGGATCGTGCTGGCCACGTTGAATGTGGACGAGGCGGAGCGTGCGCTGATCAAGCGGGCGCTGGAGATGACGGGCGGCAATCGCACGCGCACGGCGGAGCTGTTAGGCATCTCGGTGCGGACGTTGCGGAACAAGCTGAACGGGCCGCAGCGTGCGGAGGCGGCGGTCGAGTCATAG
- a CDS encoding DUF2007 domain-containing protein encodes MSELVVLHKYHSEVEAQVAAAILEASGIPARVLADTAGGALPSLSLLFPARLLVRVEDEAAAREALKASEQAADAEPDEGT; translated from the coding sequence ATGTCCGAGCTGGTCGTGCTTCACAAGTATCACAGCGAAGTCGAGGCCCAGGTAGCGGCCGCGATTCTCGAAGCGAGCGGCATCCCCGCGCGCGTGCTGGCTGACACCGCAGGTGGAGCCTTGCCCAGTTTGTCCCTGCTGTTTCCGGCGCGCCTGCTGGTGCGCGTCGAGGATGAGGCGGCGGCACGGGAGGCGTTGAAGGCTTCCGAGCAAGCCGCGGACGCGGAGCCGGACGAAGGCACGTGA
- the flgC gene encoding flagellar basal body rod protein FlgC, producing MEQGPRPPFARPLDISKSGMSVQRLRMEVAANNIANVETTRTEAGGPYRRRVVRLEEAMRDGGVPQFPPLPLDPANPAPVPSGVDGREGVQAVAIEEDPSEGPLVYNPGHPDADSAGYVRMPNVRVTDELVDIMEAKRIYEANATVFQAAKQMLRRALDI from the coding sequence ATGGAGCAGGGTCCGCGCCCGCCCTTCGCCCGTCCGCTGGACATATCCAAGAGCGGCATGTCCGTGCAGCGCCTCCGCATGGAGGTCGCGGCGAACAACATCGCGAATGTCGAGACGACGCGCACGGAGGCTGGTGGCCCTTATCGCCGACGCGTCGTGCGCCTCGAAGAGGCGATGCGCGATGGCGGCGTCCCGCAGTTCCCGCCCCTGCCCCTCGATCCGGCCAACCCGGCACCGGTCCCGAGTGGCGTCGATGGCCGCGAAGGGGTACAGGCGGTCGCCATCGAAGAGGATCCGAGCGAGGGACCGCTGGTCTACAACCCGGGCCACCCCGACGCCGACAGCGCCGGCTACGTGCGGATGCCGAACGTGCGCGTGACCGACGAGCTGGTGGACATCATGGAAGCAAAGCGCATCTACGAAGCCAATGCCACGGTGTTCCAGGCGGCCAAGCAGATGCTGCGTCGCGCGCTGGACATCTGA
- a CDS encoding flagellar hook-basal body complex protein FliE — MSDPIGAASRLGAGAARPLGVDGPKTFTFEILRPEGAPSAGAGSFGDTISGFVNQVSSLENAAGSLRDRYLAGEQVEIHQVTAAAEEAGIALDLMVELRNKVLEAYRTLVNLQ, encoded by the coding sequence GTGAGCGACCCCATTGGAGCCGCGTCGAGACTGGGCGCCGGTGCGGCTCGGCCGCTCGGCGTCGACGGGCCGAAGACGTTCACGTTCGAGATCCTCAGGCCCGAAGGCGCGCCGAGCGCCGGCGCTGGCTCCTTTGGCGACACGATCAGTGGCTTCGTGAACCAGGTCTCCTCCCTGGAGAACGCCGCCGGTTCGCTGCGCGATCGCTACCTCGCCGGTGAGCAGGTGGAGATCCACCAGGTCACCGCCGCCGCCGAAGAAGCGGGCATCGCGCTCGACCTGATGGTCGAGCTGCGCAACAAGGTGCTCGAGGCCTACCGCACTCTCGTCAACCTCCAGTAG
- the fliF gene encoding flagellar M-ring protein FliF, producing MFESLNPLFDRLGGVRRAMTLGVGVLAIGLIVVVSRWATRPALVPVVAGVPLEQVDGVTRRLTQEGVTWELGRGGTDVMVKEIDLARARVALAKDGMPSAGRPGMEIFDKPAYAMTDFTQRINYRRALEGELERTIGQMRGIAGAQVHLAIHETSTFRRSDTPSEASVVLRLRSNEEPSPDVVRGIAQMVASSVDGLDAEHVTVNDDAGRLLSRPVDASATGLSSRQLELQREIEEHFRTKAAEMVNQVVGTGNGKVAVTASVNFDRLERTTQTVDPERQVTATEQKAEIVPGAQGGAGSTNQAIQYENSRSTESFAQAVGSVQRLNVSVLVNDRLIGTGDSARSEPRSVAELARLDTLVRSAVGYDSTRGDRITVVSVPFARPEVVAEPAPPAPTLIERVQVNQGLILNSGALVFAFVIGFMALRSMRAPANATALAAATGAAALPTGAGYAPAAIAAPERFDYAALPSGPEVHDGPRSMTMTPELAALQANQETKHRVATTVDQQPEVAAKLIRAWMKEA from the coding sequence ATGTTCGAGTCGTTGAATCCGCTGTTCGATCGCCTTGGCGGCGTCCGTCGCGCGATGACGCTGGGCGTCGGCGTCCTGGCCATCGGCCTGATCGTCGTCGTGTCGCGCTGGGCGACGCGCCCGGCGCTGGTGCCGGTGGTGGCCGGCGTTCCCCTCGAGCAGGTGGACGGCGTGACTCGGCGTCTCACACAGGAAGGCGTCACGTGGGAACTGGGCCGCGGCGGCACCGACGTCATGGTCAAGGAGATCGACCTCGCGCGCGCGCGCGTCGCGCTGGCCAAAGACGGCATGCCGTCGGCGGGCCGCCCCGGCATGGAGATCTTCGACAAGCCGGCCTACGCGATGACCGATTTCACGCAGCGCATCAACTATCGTCGCGCGCTCGAGGGTGAACTGGAGCGCACGATCGGCCAGATGCGCGGCATCGCCGGGGCGCAGGTTCACCTGGCCATCCACGAGACCTCGACGTTCCGACGGAGCGACACGCCGTCCGAAGCGAGCGTGGTGCTTCGCCTGCGGAGCAACGAGGAACCCTCGCCGGACGTCGTGCGCGGTATCGCGCAGATGGTGGCGTCGAGCGTGGACGGCCTCGACGCCGAACACGTGACGGTGAATGACGATGCGGGTCGCCTGTTGTCGCGGCCCGTCGATGCCTCCGCCACGGGGCTGTCGAGCCGCCAGCTGGAACTGCAGCGGGAGATCGAGGAGCACTTTCGCACGAAGGCCGCCGAGATGGTGAATCAGGTCGTCGGCACCGGCAACGGCAAGGTGGCCGTGACGGCCTCCGTGAACTTCGATCGCCTGGAGCGGACCACGCAGACCGTGGACCCCGAACGCCAGGTGACGGCGACGGAACAGAAGGCCGAAATCGTGCCGGGTGCGCAGGGTGGTGCGGGCTCGACCAACCAGGCGATCCAGTATGAAAACAGTCGCAGCACGGAATCGTTTGCCCAGGCGGTGGGCAGCGTGCAGCGCCTCAACGTGTCCGTGCTCGTGAATGACCGGCTGATCGGGACCGGAGACTCGGCGCGCTCGGAGCCACGCAGCGTGGCCGAGCTGGCCCGCCTCGACACGCTGGTTCGCAGCGCCGTGGGATACGACTCCACGCGCGGCGATCGGATCACCGTGGTCTCCGTACCGTTCGCGCGCCCTGAAGTGGTCGCCGAGCCCGCACCGCCGGCGCCGACGCTCATCGAGCGTGTCCAGGTGAATCAGGGACTGATTCTGAACTCCGGTGCGCTGGTGTTTGCGTTCGTCATCGGCTTCATGGCGCTGCGGTCGATGCGTGCGCCGGCCAACGCGACCGCGCTCGCGGCAGCAACTGGCGCCGCCGCCCTGCCCACGGGCGCCGGGTACGCGCCCGCGGCGATCGCGGCACCGGAGCGGTTCGACTACGCGGCCCTGCCCAGCGGGCCTGAGGTCCACGACGGCCCGCGCAGCATGACGATGACTCCCGAGCTTGCCGCCCTGCAGGCCAATCAGGAGACGAAGCATCGCGTCGCGACGACCGTCGATCAGCAACCCGAGGTGGCAGCGAAGCTGATCCGCGCGTGGATGAAGGAGGCCTGA
- the fliG gene encoding flagellar motor switch protein FliG has translation MGTALAPRSTGIDVNDPGTMAGRHKAAILCLALGTDTAAKITQKLTPDEVDALSFEIARVEQISPDVVDAVLDEWLTRIRVADSLASGGIDAAREILEKAFGSRKATQVLERIQGQLQNTIGLHRLRNADAQQLGQMLAGEHPQTIALILSHLEPQHTANILKEIDTTIGSEVVFRMARMEKVSPELIMLIERTLSADADLTNTAGMSASGGPAAVASVLNYVAASLEKVLLDGVATVDQALCDQIKNLMFVFEDLSGLDSRALQRLLRDVDSKELALALKAASVDLKGKITGAMSQRAVQALNDEMEMMGPVRMKDVESAQANIVAMVRKLEEAGEIVLSAGDDDVVL, from the coding sequence GTGGGAACCGCGTTAGCCCCCCGCAGCACGGGGATCGACGTCAACGATCCGGGCACCATGGCCGGCCGCCACAAAGCGGCCATCCTCTGCCTGGCGCTTGGCACGGACACGGCCGCCAAGATCACGCAGAAGCTCACGCCGGACGAGGTGGACGCGCTGTCGTTCGAGATCGCGCGCGTGGAACAGATCTCGCCCGACGTCGTCGACGCGGTGCTGGACGAGTGGCTGACGCGCATTCGCGTAGCCGATTCGCTGGCCTCGGGCGGCATCGACGCCGCGCGCGAGATCCTCGAGAAGGCGTTCGGCTCGCGCAAGGCGACGCAGGTGCTGGAGCGCATCCAGGGCCAGCTGCAGAACACGATCGGGCTCCATCGCTTGCGCAACGCCGACGCGCAGCAGCTCGGTCAGATGCTGGCCGGCGAGCACCCGCAGACGATCGCGCTGATCCTCTCGCACCTGGAGCCGCAACACACGGCGAACATCCTCAAGGAGATCGACACGACCATCGGGTCGGAGGTCGTGTTCCGGATGGCGCGCATGGAGAAGGTCTCGCCCGAGCTGATCATGCTGATCGAGCGGACGCTCAGCGCGGACGCCGACCTGACGAACACCGCGGGCATGAGTGCCTCGGGCGGACCGGCCGCCGTGGCCTCGGTGCTCAACTACGTTGCCGCCTCGCTGGAGAAGGTGCTGCTCGACGGCGTCGCGACGGTGGACCAGGCGCTCTGCGACCAGATCAAGAACCTGATGTTCGTGTTCGAGGATCTGAGCGGGCTCGATAGCCGCGCGCTGCAGCGCCTGCTGCGCGACGTGGACTCGAAGGAGCTCGCGCTCGCCCTCAAGGCCGCGAGCGTGGATCTCAAGGGCAAGATCACCGGGGCCATGTCGCAGCGCGCCGTGCAGGCGCTGAACGACGAGATGGAGATGATGGGCCCGGTGCGCATGAAGGACGTGGAGTCGGCCCAGGCGAACATCGTCGCGATGGTGCGCAAGCTCGAGGAAGCCGGCGAGATCGTGCTGAGTGCCGGAGACGACGATGTGGTGCTCTGA
- a CDS encoding FliI/YscN family ATPase: MPETLIERLAGTPRFASYGRVTRVVGLVIEAVGLDVGVGELCRISSLTSDHSVLAEVVGFHERGVLLMPLGDLSGLHPGSSVLPLGRSFGVDVGPDMLGRVLNGLGHPIDGKGKLETRERVPLAGEPPHPLERQTIDAPLTTSVRAIDGLLTLGRGQRVGIFAGSGVGKSTLLGMIARQATADVNVIALLGERGREVREFIDHALGPEGLARTVLIVATGDQAALVRARGALVATSIAEYFRDQGKQVLLMVDSITRVAMAWREIGLAVGEPPTTKGYPPSVFANLPRLLERAGNGSKGGITGIYTVLVDGDDFNEPVADASRSILDGHIVLTRRLASAGHFPAIDILESKSRVRDQIIDEPQRQSAGTLMRLEAAYREKEDLILVGAYQKGSDPMVDQAMRSRERSLAFLQQRPDEVTGFRETRQSLLTMFPPRTDSGTQAA, from the coding sequence ATGCCTGAGACCCTGATCGAGCGCCTCGCCGGCACGCCGCGGTTTGCCAGCTATGGCCGGGTGACGCGGGTGGTCGGACTCGTGATCGAGGCCGTTGGCCTCGACGTCGGCGTCGGCGAGCTGTGCCGCATCAGCAGCCTCACCTCGGATCATTCGGTGCTCGCCGAAGTCGTGGGTTTCCACGAGCGGGGCGTGCTGCTCATGCCGCTGGGCGACCTCTCCGGCCTGCACCCGGGCAGCAGCGTGCTGCCCCTGGGTCGCAGCTTTGGTGTGGACGTCGGCCCGGACATGCTCGGCCGCGTCCTCAACGGCCTTGGTCACCCGATCGATGGCAAGGGCAAACTCGAGACCCGGGAGCGCGTGCCGCTCGCGGGCGAGCCGCCGCACCCGCTCGAACGCCAGACCATCGATGCACCGCTGACCACGAGCGTGCGCGCGATCGACGGGCTGTTGACGCTCGGGCGCGGTCAGCGCGTCGGCATCTTCGCCGGATCCGGCGTCGGCAAGTCGACGCTGCTCGGCATGATCGCCCGCCAGGCCACGGCGGACGTGAACGTGATCGCTCTGCTCGGCGAGCGGGGCCGCGAGGTGCGCGAGTTCATCGATCACGCGCTGGGGCCCGAAGGCCTCGCCCGCACCGTTCTCATCGTGGCAACGGGGGATCAGGCCGCGCTGGTGCGCGCTCGCGGCGCGCTCGTCGCCACCTCGATCGCCGAGTACTTCCGCGATCAGGGCAAGCAGGTGCTCCTGATGGTCGACTCGATCACGCGTGTGGCGATGGCCTGGCGCGAGATCGGCCTCGCCGTCGGTGAGCCACCCACGACGAAGGGCTACCCGCCGTCGGTGTTCGCCAATCTTCCGCGGCTCCTCGAGCGCGCGGGCAACGGATCAAAGGGCGGCATCACCGGCATCTATACGGTGCTGGTGGACGGCGACGACTTCAACGAACCCGTCGCCGACGCGTCGCGCTCCATCCTGGACGGCCACATCGTGCTCACGCGACGCCTGGCGAGCGCGGGCCACTTTCCCGCCATCGACATCCTGGAGAGCAAGAGCCGCGTGCGCGACCAGATCATCGACGAGCCGCAGCGGCAGTCGGCGGGCACGCTCATGCGGCTCGAGGCCGCGTACCGCGAGAAGGAGGACCTCATTCTCGTCGGCGCATACCAGAAGGGCAGCGATCCCATGGTCGACCAGGCCATGCGGTCGCGCGAGCGTTCGCTCGCGTTCCTTCAGCAGCGTCCCGACGAAGTCACCGGCTTCCGGGAGACTCGGCAGTCGCTCCTCACCATGTTTCCGCCGCGCACGGACAGCGGCACACAGGCGGCCTGA
- a CDS encoding flagellar hook protein FlgE, producing MMRSLFSGVSGLRNHQVRMDVIGNNISNVNTVAFKSGRVTFKEGFTQLLQGASRPPGDLGGINPIQVGLGMQIGSVDMMFNQGNLETTGLATDLAIQGDAFFVVKKGTQNYYTRSGNFQLDASGNLVSPTNGFVVQGKMADNGVFLDGIRDIVLPVGQKTAAKATTSTSLAGNLNAAAPVFTGTFDAVGRADPQNKNSWTETAITIYDSLGNQHDLKLQFWKTAADTWSWQVDGTNLPTGFTPPNSTPQTLTFGTTGLLTTVAPTDPPLITFQPPGADLVSVTLDLGGGGVNGITSFAGTSTAVLKDQNGYEAGQLENFSIDRTGLITGSFTNGTNVTLAQIVLADFNNPGGLLRVGDNMYGVSGNSGGAVLGYALEGIQSTLTSGALEMSNVDLAQEFTNMIVTQRGFQANSRVITNSDEMLQELVNLKR from the coding sequence ATGATGCGATCGCTGTTCTCCGGTGTGTCCGGACTGCGCAACCACCAGGTGCGCATGGACGTCATCGGCAACAACATCTCCAACGTCAACACCGTCGCCTTCAAGTCGGGGCGCGTGACGTTCAAGGAAGGCTTTACCCAGTTGCTGCAGGGCGCCTCGCGCCCGCCCGGTGACCTGGGCGGCATCAACCCGATCCAGGTCGGACTCGGCATGCAGATCGGATCGGTGGACATGATGTTCAACCAGGGCAACCTGGAAACCACCGGCCTGGCGACCGACCTCGCGATCCAGGGCGACGCCTTCTTCGTGGTGAAGAAGGGCACGCAGAACTACTACACGCGCTCGGGCAACTTCCAGCTCGACGCGAGCGGCAATCTCGTGTCGCCGACCAACGGGTTCGTGGTGCAGGGCAAGATGGCAGACAACGGGGTCTTCCTCGACGGGATCCGCGACATCGTGCTCCCCGTGGGGCAGAAGACGGCGGCCAAGGCCACCACCTCGACGTCGCTCGCCGGCAACCTCAACGCGGCCGCGCCGGTGTTCACCGGCACGTTCGACGCCGTGGGTCGTGCGGACCCGCAGAACAAGAACTCCTGGACCGAAACGGCGATCACGATCTATGACTCGCTCGGCAACCAGCACGACCTCAAGCTGCAGTTCTGGAAGACGGCGGCCGACACGTGGTCGTGGCAGGTGGATGGCACCAACCTCCCCACCGGTTTCACGCCGCCGAACAGCACGCCGCAGACGCTGACCTTCGGCACCACCGGCCTGCTCACGACCGTGGCGCCGACCGACCCGCCGCTGATCACGTTCCAGCCGCCGGGCGCGGACCTCGTCTCGGTGACGCTCGACCTCGGCGGTGGCGGTGTGAACGGCATCACGTCGTTTGCCGGCACCAGCACCGCCGTGCTCAAGGACCAGAACGGCTACGAAGCGGGCCAGCTCGAGAACTTCTCGATCGACCGCACGGGCCTCATCACCGGTTCGTTCACGAACGGCACGAACGTCACGCTCGCGCAGATAGTGCTCGCCGACTTCAACAACCCCGGCGGCCTGCTCCGCGTCGGTGACAACATGTACGGCGTGTCGGGCAACTCGGGCGGCGCGGTGCTGGGTTACGCGCTGGAAGGCATCCAGTCGACGCTCACCAGCGGCGCGCTCGAAATGTCGAACGTCGACCTCGCCCAGGAGTTCACGAACATGATCGTGACGCAGCGTGGCTTCCAGGCCAACAGCCGCGTGATCACGAACTCCGACGAGATGCTGCAGGAGCTGGTGAACCTGAAGCGGTAA
- a CDS encoding serine/threonine protein kinase gives MHDPLLPRSPSREEWLTLEPFLDEAMGRPWTEAREILRAPANGDAALLAWLERFIAGAANDALPIELSPALVADALAGDDRATTLDTRVGAWRLVRELGRGGMGAVFLAERSDGQFEQQVAIKVVHRGLAAAEARQRFLRERQILARLDHPNIAHLVDGGLTDDGEPWFAMEYIDGAPLDTWCDDRRADVTQRLQLFLAVCDAVQFAHQKLVIHRDLKPSNIFVTSAGQVKLLDFGIARLTEGEDDGVTRTGLRAFTPEYAAPEQWRGEPVTTSSDVYSLGVVLYELLSGARPHQLRGRPETDWPRIVLEGAITPPSRAVTPTGAVARALSVEGLARRLRDDLETIVLAALRTEGSRRYRTVEQLADDVRRHLAGHPISARPDTWRYRTGKFLRRNTVAATAAALVTLSVIGGSAGIVWQSRRVAQSAARATAARQFLAGVFQESDPSNARGDSLTAGEMLDRATARLDARFADQPDTRFDLLLALGEIYRNLGRLPTADTLLQRAVLLADSVDDGADDARARALVMHATVRLALGELPSADSLARRGIAVLRSSGARDTAVAQAWNILGSIQRLAFNYPSADSAFREAIALAERGHADSAVLSTFWNDYGVLLIDAGHYRSADTAIRRATAFESARVPANDPGHVVMVMNQGLILDALGLKDSAAVIQREVLRLQRMTYPDGHERVAEAMNLVAFNLMDHGEFAAADSMFRATIEMLTRLRGPDYVPVLIGRNNLARTHLLAGYAGRAEVEFRQIHRDARRVLGDEHGYVSQPLHWLGRALLAQGRTQEAKRMLDSALHVARRSLPPEHERFADLLAALAAAALALGEKAEADSMAKVALAHREAHLGRASVEATEPLLIMARVRAALGQRAAADSMYVEALATLESKPWVAWRAAPVRREFDAWRAKR, from the coding sequence GTGCACGACCCGCTCCTCCCACGCTCCCCATCGCGGGAGGAGTGGCTCACGCTCGAGCCATTCCTCGACGAGGCCATGGGACGACCGTGGACGGAAGCGCGCGAGATCCTGCGTGCGCCCGCCAACGGAGATGCCGCACTGCTCGCCTGGCTCGAGCGGTTCATCGCCGGCGCCGCCAACGACGCCTTGCCGATCGAGCTCTCCCCTGCCCTCGTGGCCGACGCGCTCGCCGGCGACGATCGCGCGACCACGCTCGACACGCGGGTGGGTGCGTGGCGCCTCGTGCGTGAACTGGGACGCGGCGGCATGGGCGCCGTGTTCCTCGCCGAGCGCTCGGACGGACAGTTCGAGCAGCAAGTTGCGATCAAGGTCGTGCATCGCGGCCTGGCCGCCGCCGAGGCGCGGCAGCGCTTCCTGCGCGAGCGGCAGATCCTGGCGCGCCTCGATCACCCCAACATCGCGCACCTCGTGGACGGCGGCCTCACCGACGACGGCGAGCCGTGGTTCGCGATGGAGTACATCGACGGCGCGCCGCTCGACACCTGGTGCGACGATCGCCGCGCCGACGTCACGCAACGCCTTCAGCTCTTTCTTGCCGTGTGCGACGCGGTGCAGTTCGCGCACCAGAAGCTGGTGATCCATCGCGACCTCAAGCCGTCGAACATCTTTGTCACGTCGGCCGGGCAGGTCAAGCTGCTGGACTTCGGCATCGCGCGGCTGACCGAGGGCGAAGACGACGGTGTCACGCGCACGGGCTTGCGCGCGTTCACCCCGGAGTACGCCGCACCGGAACAGTGGCGTGGCGAGCCGGTGACGACGTCGAGCGATGTGTACTCGCTGGGCGTGGTGCTGTACGAACTGCTCAGTGGCGCACGACCGCACCAGCTGCGAGGCCGACCGGAGACCGACTGGCCGCGCATCGTGCTCGAGGGAGCCATCACGCCACCGTCGAGAGCCGTGACGCCAACCGGCGCCGTCGCACGCGCGCTGTCCGTGGAGGGACTCGCGCGCCGGCTGCGCGACGACCTCGAGACGATCGTGCTGGCGGCGCTGCGCACCGAGGGAAGCCGCCGGTATCGCACGGTGGAGCAGCTGGCCGACGATGTGCGCCGGCACCTCGCCGGCCATCCCATCAGCGCGCGACCCGACACATGGCGGTATCGCACCGGCAAGTTTCTCCGACGCAATACCGTGGCGGCGACGGCGGCAGCGCTGGTCACGCTGAGCGTCATCGGTGGCAGCGCCGGCATCGTGTGGCAGTCGCGTCGTGTGGCACAGAGCGCCGCGCGTGCCACCGCGGCGCGCCAGTTCCTCGCGGGCGTGTTTCAGGAGTCCGACCCCTCCAACGCACGCGGCGACAGCCTCACGGCCGGCGAGATGCTCGACCGCGCCACGGCGCGCCTCGACGCCCGATTCGCCGACCAGCCCGACACGAGATTCGACCTGCTGCTCGCGCTCGGGGAGATCTATCGCAACCTGGGTCGCTTGCCGACGGCCGACACGCTGCTGCAGCGAGCCGTCCTGCTGGCCGACAGTGTCGACGACGGCGCGGACGACGCCCGCGCGCGAGCCCTCGTCATGCACGCGACCGTGCGCCTCGCGCTGGGCGAACTGCCGTCCGCGGATTCCCTCGCCAGACGCGGCATTGCGGTGCTGCGCTCGTCAGGCGCGCGTGACACGGCGGTCGCCCAGGCCTGGAACATCCTCGGCAGCATCCAGCGGCTCGCCTTCAACTATCCCTCCGCAGACTCGGCGTTTCGCGAAGCGATCGCCCTCGCCGAACGTGGACACGCCGACTCGGCGGTTTTGTCGACGTTCTGGAACGACTACGGCGTCCTGCTCATCGATGCCGGACATTATCGGAGTGCCGACACCGCCATTCGCAGGGCGACCGCGTTCGAGAGCGCCCGGGTACCGGCCAACGATCCCGGGCACGTCGTGATGGTGATGAACCAGGGACTGATCCTCGACGCGCTGGGCCTGAAGGACTCGGCCGCCGTCATTCAGCGTGAGGTTCTGCGGCTCCAGCGCATGACCTATCCCGATGGCCACGAGCGTGTCGCCGAGGCGATGAACCTGGTGGCCTTCAACCTCATGGACCACGGCGAGTTCGCCGCGGCCGACTCGATGTTCCGCGCGACCATCGAAATGCTCACGCGACTCCGGGGTCCGGACTACGTCCCCGTGCTGATCGGGCGGAACAACCTGGCGCGCACGCACCTCCTCGCGGGATACGCTGGCCGAGCCGAGGTCGAGTTCCGGCAGATCCACCGTGATGCACGCCGAGTGTTGGGCGACGAGCATGGATACGTATCGCAGCCGCTGCACTGGCTCGGGCGCGCCCTGCTCGCGCAGGGGCGCACGCAGGAAGCGAAGCGCATGCTCGACTCGGCGCTGCACGTGGCGCGGCGCTCGTTGCCGCCGGAGCACGAACGCTTCGCGGACCTCCTCGCCGCGCTCGCAGCCGCGGCACTGGCGCTCGGTGAAAAGGCGGAAGCGGACTCCATGGCGAAGGTGGCGCTGGCCCATCGGGAGGCGCACCTGGGGCGTGCATCGGTCGAAGCAACGGAGCCCCTGCTGATCATGGCGCGCGTGCGTGCCGCGCTGGGCCAGCGCGCGGCCGCCGACTCAATGTATGTGGAAGCGCTGGCGACGCTGGAGTCGAAGCCCTGGGTCGCGTGGCGCGCTGCGCCGGTCCGCCGCGAGTTCGACGCCTGGCGCGCGAAACGTTAG